In Haemophilus parainfluenzae, the sequence CAAAGCCTTGACGATAAGGTTTGTCTAAAATTTTTGCAATCTGTAACGCTATATCCGTTGAAGTTTCAGGTACAGGAATCACTACATCAATGTTGTCTACTTCATCAGCCCATTCTTTTGCAATTTTTTTACCTAAATATTCGCCCATGTGAACACGTGCCGCATAAACAGACACACCATCTATCGTCGAATCTGGGCGAGCAAAATACACGTATTCAAAAATGCACGGATTTAAGACTGCACTTTCGGCACATTGCTCGGCATAAAGTTTGCCATCAAAGGTCACATAAATCGCTTCGCCCGGTGCAACATCACGTACTAATTCAAAACCTGCAACATCTAATGCCACACTTTCAGAGGCAAACATATATTCCACAGAACCATTTTCTTCTCGTTTACCTAACACGAGAGGACGAATACCAAACGGATCGCGAAATGCTACCATGCCATGTCCAATAATCATTGCTAAGCATGCGTAAGCACCACGAATATCTTTGTGTGTCGCACGAATTGCATTAAAAATATCTTGTGGATCGAGGTGGTATTTATTCACTCTATCCAAATGATTAGCAAGAATATTGAGAAGAAGTTCTGAATCCGAATTGGTATTTATATGACGACGTGCTTCTTTAAATAATTTATCTTTTAATTCGGTTGAGTTGGTTAAGTTACCATTGTGAACAAGACTTAAACCATAAGGTGAGTTAACATAGAAAGGCTGAGCTTCAGATACACTTGAACTGCCGGCTGTTGGATAACGTACATGTCCGAGGCCTGCATGACCTTGTAAACGTAACATATGTTCTTGTCTGAATACATCGCTTACAAGACCATTAGCCTTACGCAAACGAAAGCGGTTTTCATCATCTATTGTGACAATCCCCGCCGCATCTTGACCTCGATGCTGTAATAACGTTAATGCTGCATAAATGGATTCATTAACCGGATTTTGGCTAACGATACCGACAATTCCACACATACTGATTGACTACCTTATTGTTTAAAAGTTGAGTTTAAAAAACTAGAACTTGCTTGTAGTTGTTGGAAGAACCATTCAATAATGAAGCCGAAATGAGGAATTAATTTTGATTCTTTCCACCAATCGGTTTGTTCAAAGTTAGTGAAGGTATCCAAGAAGAATAAGATCGCAGCAACGATTAACGCGCCACGAATTAAGCCAAATGCCGCACCGAGAACACGATCTGTTCCGGTAAGTCCTGTTTTATCCACTAATTGGCTAATCACATAATTAACAATGCCACCTACGATTAAGGTTAAAACAAATAAAATGCCGATTGCGGTGCCGTTACGCACGTAGTCAGATTCGATTTGAGTGAGATAAGTGGCGAGATAAGGATAAAATTGGCTAGCGACAATAAATGCAACGACCCAACTTGCAAGGGACATCACCTCTCGCACAAACCCACGTAATAAACTCACGATAATCGAAAATGCGATGATGCCAATGATAATATAATCAATCATTAAATAGTCTCTCAATTAAAAAGGGTCGCCATTGCGACCGCAATATTTTACATAAAAAAACACAAAAGGAAAACGTTTGCGTCAATTAAATTTGAAGCAATTTGCTAGATTTCTTGCCAAAATGCTTTATCTAATTTTTGCTGTGCCTTTCGTAATACTTCTGCCAAGTGCTGATATGTCGGTTTATCTTGCACAGTTGGCAAACTTTCATGTTGTTTTCTCAAACGTTCACTAATTTCATAAAACCACTGAGAACTTTGCGGTTCTAAGGGTGATTTTGCTCGTTTCCCCAACCAATATAAACCTTGAAATGGCATCGCTAACGCACAAAGTGCGGTCAAAATAGCAAGCGAAAATGCAGTAAGATCTGCTTTGGCATAAAGTTGCTGCCAAACCACCGCAAATACTGCCATAAAAGGCATAAATTTTTGTGCAAATTTTGTGGCTTTAATAATGCGATTTTCGGGAAAAATCATGCCGAGCTTCGCTTCTAATGGCCACGTTTGCAAATAAACTTGCCCTTGTTTTAAGGTTGAAAAAAATGATGACATGAAAACATCCTTGAAAATAACTGCGCTTATAATACTCTAGTTTAGGTTTAATTGTCATCCCTGACTAGAAATTGTTGAAATTTTCAACTTTTCTAATAAAAGATCGTATTTTTACCCTCCAGTTAATTTATTTTATACGCTAAAAGGTGTATTCTATATAAGATTTATACTCCGTTCTTTTGAATGGATTTTTATTAACCTCAATCAAAAATAGGGTTCCTATGTCAAAACTTGTTCTCATCCTTAACTGTGGTAGTTCTTCATTAAAATTTGCAATCCTTGATCCTGCAACAGGTGAAGAAAAATTATCAGGCTTAGCAGAAGCATTTTATCTTCCTGAAGCTCGTATCAAATGGAAACTTAACGGTGAAAAAGGTAGTGCAGATTTAGGTGCTGGTGCAGCGCACACTGAAGCACTTAACTTCATCGCGTCAAACATTATGACTGATGAGCTGAAAAACTCTATCACCTCGATTGGTCACCGTATTGTTCACGGTGGTGAGAAATACACCCAATCTGTTGTTGTAACAGATGAAGTGGTTAAAGGTATTGAAGACGCTGCACAATTTGCACCGCTTCACAACCCTGCTCACTTAATCGGTATCCGTGAAGCATTT encodes:
- the purF gene encoding amidophosphoribosyltransferase codes for the protein MCGIVGIVSQNPVNESIYAALTLLQHRGQDAAGIVTIDDENRFRLRKANGLVSDVFRQEHMLRLQGHAGLGHVRYPTAGSSSVSEAQPFYVNSPYGLSLVHNGNLTNSTELKDKLFKEARRHINTNSDSELLLNILANHLDRVNKYHLDPQDIFNAIRATHKDIRGAYACLAMIIGHGMVAFRDPFGIRPLVLGKREENGSVEYMFASESVALDVAGFELVRDVAPGEAIYVTFDGKLYAEQCAESAVLNPCIFEYVYFARPDSTIDGVSVYAARVHMGEYLGKKIAKEWADEVDNIDVVIPVPETSTDIALQIAKILDKPYRQGFVKNRYVGRTFIMPGQAQRISSVRRKLNTIKAEFKDKNVLLVDDSIVRGTTSEQIVCMARAAGAKKIYFASAAPEIRYPNVYGIDMPTKQELIACGRSVEEIAELIGVDKLIFQDLEALTESVRQENPAIKGFDCSVFTGEYITGDITPEYLDNIASQRNDSAKKKREKDASNLEIHNEG
- a CDS encoding CvpA family protein: MIDYIIIGIIAFSIIVSLLRGFVREVMSLASWVVAFIVASQFYPYLATYLTQIESDYVRNGTAIGILFVLTLIVGGIVNYVISQLVDKTGLTGTDRVLGAAFGLIRGALIVAAILFFLDTFTNFEQTDWWKESKLIPHFGFIIEWFFQQLQASSSFLNSTFKQ
- the yfbV gene encoding terminus macrodomain insulation protein YfbV — protein: MSSFFSTLKQGQVYLQTWPLEAKLGMIFPENRIIKATKFAQKFMPFMAVFAVVWQQLYAKADLTAFSLAILTALCALAMPFQGLYWLGKRAKSPLEPQSSQWFYEISERLRKQHESLPTVQDKPTYQHLAEVLRKAQQKLDKAFWQEI